From a region of the Deltaproteobacteria bacterium HGW-Deltaproteobacteria-18 genome:
- a CDS encoding thiosulfate reductase: MTATKSVFSVCGMCTVRCPIQVDVQDGKAVRIQGNEFSPLKKGLCARGAAGIALEQDPEKPQTPLIRVGERGEGKWRAVSWDEALDYVADRLKGIMAEHGPRSVLWSDRGGPFPDLHQAFMRGIGSPNYCNHDASCARNVQHGAQSVIGVGRKMVAYDLRNAKHIILQTRNIMEAINVAEVNAALDGIAGGAKLTVIDIRGNVSASKADNFFLIRPGTDYGFNLGVIHALIYEGLYNKEYVEQFVDGFEQLKEFVKPYTPEWAAAETGASAEAIVDLARQLSAAAPSVVWHPGWMVARYNDSFQVCRTAYIINALLGSIGAKGGLPFVNAAKEVGRKGLKKLVDLFPKPEEKRADGVGWKYPQFDGGPGLVNLAYDAIVTGEPYPVKAYLCFRHDPLMAMPDPEALKKKWAGLDLLVSITFSWSDTAWNSDVVLPLSTYLARESIIAGKAGLKPQFFVRHRAQEPTFDSRADWEIICGLAKRLGLDPLAFDTIEDLWNYQLQDTGVSIEDFQAKGFVELADKPLYRPMSEITLPTPSGKIEMSSGKWAKVGHDTLPPYASPAHPPQGMFRIAFGRVGVHTQGHTVNNPLLAEQMPENVAWIHTSRAAEMGIADGDMVEVFSVRGESGRIRAFVTDCVHPEALFMVHGFGHKLPVESRAIGKGAADQELMPGGLECWDKGGGCLSMQEHFVGVRKI, from the coding sequence ATGACGGCAACAAAATCAGTGTTCAGTGTCTGCGGCATGTGCACCGTGCGCTGCCCAATCCAGGTGGATGTGCAGGACGGCAAGGCTGTTCGCATCCAGGGAAATGAATTTTCTCCGCTCAAGAAGGGCCTTTGCGCCCGCGGAGCGGCCGGTATCGCCCTGGAGCAGGATCCGGAAAAGCCTCAGACCCCGCTCATCCGGGTCGGTGAACGCGGCGAAGGCAAATGGCGGGCTGTGTCCTGGGATGAAGCCCTGGACTACGTGGCCGACAGGCTCAAGGGAATCATGGCCGAGCACGGGCCCCGTTCGGTGCTGTGGAGCGACCGCGGCGGTCCCTTTCCGGATCTGCATCAGGCGTTCATGCGCGGCATCGGGTCACCCAACTACTGCAATCATGACGCATCCTGCGCCCGCAACGTGCAGCACGGAGCGCAGTCCGTCATCGGCGTGGGCCGCAAGATGGTGGCTTACGACCTGCGCAACGCCAAGCACATCATCCTCCAGACCCGCAACATCATGGAAGCCATTAACGTGGCCGAAGTCAACGCTGCCCTGGACGGCATCGCCGGGGGCGCAAAGCTGACCGTTATCGACATCCGCGGCAACGTGAGTGCGAGCAAGGCCGACAACTTTTTTCTCATCCGCCCCGGCACGGACTACGGCTTCAACCTTGGCGTCATTCACGCGCTCATTTACGAAGGGCTCTACAACAAGGAATACGTCGAGCAATTCGTGGACGGGTTTGAGCAGCTCAAGGAGTTCGTTAAGCCCTACACGCCCGAGTGGGCCGCCGCAGAGACCGGAGCTTCGGCCGAGGCCATTGTCGACCTGGCCCGCCAGCTGTCCGCTGCGGCGCCAAGCGTGGTCTGGCATCCCGGCTGGATGGTCGCCCGTTACAACGATTCCTTTCAGGTCTGCCGCACGGCCTACATCATCAACGCACTGCTCGGCTCCATCGGCGCCAAGGGCGGCCTGCCCTTCGTCAACGCGGCCAAGGAAGTGGGGCGCAAGGGCCTCAAGAAGCTGGTCGATCTTTTCCCCAAGCCCGAGGAGAAGCGGGCCGACGGCGTGGGTTGGAAATACCCGCAGTTCGACGGAGGCCCGGGCCTTGTCAATCTTGCCTACGACGCCATAGTCACGGGCGAGCCGTATCCCGTCAAAGCCTATCTCTGCTTTCGCCACGATCCGCTCATGGCCATGCCCGATCCCGAGGCCTTGAAGAAAAAATGGGCCGGACTCGACCTTCTGGTCAGCATCACTTTTTCTTGGTCGGACACGGCCTGGAATTCGGATGTGGTCCTGCCCTTGTCCACCTATCTGGCGCGCGAGAGCATCATCGCCGGCAAGGCCGGTCTCAAGCCCCAGTTCTTTGTCCGTCACCGGGCACAGGAGCCAACCTTTGATTCCAGAGCCGACTGGGAAATCATCTGCGGCCTGGCCAAGAGGCTGGGCCTTGATCCACTGGCCTTTGATACCATCGAGGATCTCTGGAACTACCAGCTTCAGGACACCGGCGTGAGCATCGAGGATTTTCAGGCCAAGGGTTTCGTGGAATTGGCCGACAAGCCCCTCTACCGCCCCATGTCCGAGATCACGCTGCCCACGCCTTCGGGCAAGATCGAGATGTCGAGCGGCAAATGGGCCAAGGTCGGACATGACACCCTGCCTCCCTACGCTTCTCCTGCTCATCCGCCGCAGGGGATGTTCCGCATCGCTTTTGGCCGGGTCGGCGTGCACACCCAGGGGCACACGGTCAACAATCCTCTTCTGGCCGAACAGATGCCCGAAAACGTGGCCTGGATTCACACCAGCCGTGCCGCCGAAATGGGCATTGCCGACGGCGACATGGTCGAGGTTTTCTCGGTCAGGGGCGAAAGCGGCAGAATCCGCGCATTTGTGACGGATTGCGTGCATCCGGAGGCCCTGTTCATGGTTCACGGGTTCGGGCACAAGCTGCCGGTGGAATCGAGAGCCATAGGCAAGGGCGCGGCCGACCAGGAACTCATGCCCGGCGGTCTGGAATGCTGGGACAAGGGTGGTGGATGTCTCTCCATGCAGGAACACTTTGTCGGCGTGCGCAAAATCTAG
- a CDS encoding 4Fe-4S ferredoxin, whose amino-acid sequence MSNYRMKLDKKRCIHCKACEVHCKVKNNNPVGIKYAVHTSGKPELKDGKIVMKASFRSCYHCDDPACVAACPTEAMVRRESDGLVYVIKELCIGCESCIAACPWNIPVLHEEENIVGKCDYCMDRLDAGMEPACVTACTTHALCLERKK is encoded by the coding sequence ATGAGCAATTACAGAATGAAACTGGACAAGAAGCGTTGCATTCACTGCAAGGCCTGTGAAGTGCACTGCAAAGTAAAGAATAATAATCCTGTTGGAATCAAATACGCTGTGCACACCTCTGGCAAGCCGGAGCTTAAAGATGGCAAGATCGTGATGAAGGCCTCTTTTCGCAGCTGTTATCACTGTGACGATCCCGCCTGCGTTGCTGCGTGCCCCACGGAGGCCATGGTGCGCCGCGAGTCCGATGGTTTGGTCTACGTGATCAAGGAATTGTGCATCGGATGCGAATCCTGCATTGCGGCATGTCCCTGGAACATCCCTGTTTTGCACGAGGAAGAGAATATTGTCGGAAAATGTGATTATTGCATGGACCGTCTTGATGCCGGTATGGAGCCGGCCTGCGTGACAGCTTGCACAACGCATGCGCTGTGCCTGGAACGCAAGAAGTAA